A stretch of the Corynebacterium maris DSM 45190 genome encodes the following:
- a CDS encoding succinate CoA transferase yields MSERIANAELAAKVMSADEAAEFVNHGDKVGMSGFTGAGYPKALPAAIAAKAKTAQGAGGEFKIDVFTGASTADAADGVLAEANAIGFRTPYNSDRTLRGQFNQGEAHYSDIHLSHLGQQVQQGFFGTMDVAIIECTKINEDGSLVPSSAVGNNVEYADAADRIILEVNSWQSLNLEGMHDIYAPEQLWDRTPIEINDVGDRIGETFQRIDLSKVVAVVETDDADRNTSFKEPDDVSKQIAANFLQFLEDEVAAGRLTYDNYIMQSGVGNVPNAVMAGLLDSKFENITAYTEVIQDGMLDLIDAGKMTMASATSFSLSPEYAEKMNEKADFYRQHIILRPQAISNHPEVIRRVGLIASNGLIEADIYGNVNSTNVSGTKVMNGIGGSGDFTRNAYISSFVTPSVAKDGAISCIVPFSSHIDHTEHDAMVFVTEYGYADLRGLSPRQRAEKMISVAHPDYRPLLREYVERANELGGHTPHDLATAFEFHTRLAQTGTMKK; encoded by the coding sequence ATGTCCGAGCGCATCGCCAATGCTGAGTTGGCCGCGAAGGTCATGTCCGCAGATGAGGCCGCCGAGTTCGTCAACCACGGCGATAAGGTCGGCATGTCCGGCTTCACGGGCGCCGGTTACCCCAAGGCCCTGCCGGCCGCCATCGCCGCCAAGGCGAAGACGGCCCAGGGCGCCGGCGGCGAATTCAAGATCGACGTCTTCACCGGGGCCTCCACCGCCGACGCCGCCGACGGCGTGCTGGCCGAAGCCAACGCGATCGGCTTCCGCACCCCGTACAACTCGGACCGCACGCTGCGCGGCCAGTTCAACCAGGGCGAGGCCCACTACTCCGACATCCACCTGTCCCACCTGGGCCAGCAGGTCCAGCAGGGCTTCTTCGGCACCATGGACGTCGCCATCATCGAGTGCACGAAGATCAACGAGGACGGCAGCCTCGTCCCGTCGTCCGCCGTGGGCAACAACGTCGAGTACGCCGACGCCGCCGACCGCATCATCCTCGAGGTCAACTCGTGGCAGTCCCTCAACCTGGAGGGCATGCACGACATCTACGCCCCGGAGCAGCTCTGGGACCGCACCCCGATCGAGATCAACGACGTCGGCGACCGCATCGGCGAGACCTTCCAGCGCATCGACCTGTCCAAGGTCGTCGCCGTCGTCGAGACCGACGACGCCGACCGCAACACCTCCTTCAAGGAACCGGACGACGTCTCCAAGCAGATCGCCGCGAACTTCCTGCAGTTCCTGGAGGACGAGGTCGCCGCGGGCCGTCTGACCTACGACAACTACATCATGCAGTCGGGCGTGGGTAACGTCCCGAACGCCGTGATGGCGGGCCTGCTGGACTCGAAGTTCGAGAACATCACCGCCTACACCGAGGTCATCCAGGACGGCATGCTGGACCTGATCGACGCCGGCAAGATGACCATGGCCTCCGCCACGTCCTTCTCCCTCTCGCCGGAGTACGCGGAGAAGATGAACGAGAAGGCCGACTTCTACCGTCAGCACATCATCCTGCGCCCGCAGGCGATCTCCAACCACCCGGAGGTCATCCGCCGCGTCGGCCTGATCGCCTCCAACGGCCTGATCGAGGCCGACATCTACGGCAACGTCAACTCCACCAACGTCTCCGGCACGAAGGTGATGAACGGCATCGGCGGCTCCGGCGACTTCACCCGCAACGCCTACATCTCCTCCTTCGTCACCCCGTCCGTGGCCAAGGACGGCGCGATCTCCTGCATCGTCCCGTTCTCCTCGCACATCGACCACACCGAGCATGACGCGATGGTCTTCGTGACCGAGTACGGCTACGCCGACCTGCGCGGCCTGTCGCCGCGTCAGCGCGCGGAGAAGATGATCTCCGTGGCGCACCCGGACTACCGCCCGCTGCTGCGCGAGTACGTCGAGCGCGCCAACGAACTCGGCGGCCACACCCCGCACGACCTGGCGACGGCGTTTGAGTTCCACACCCGCCTCGCCCAGACCGGCACCATGAAGAAGTAA
- a CDS encoding cytochrome P450: MNEPQSAASLPAADPTATQPVAYGDGLHARGCPVVHGPGGEVIVVGHEETRRVAEDAETFSSSVSRFLQIPNGLDGEEHRRFRALLDTYLDASVVQNLSGGFHAVAREVVAEHLTGETVTVDAVGDLGDTFAVRTMLDWLGWAPELEDRLVAWVKENNVATRSGELERTAAAAAEFDAIIDAAVGPKLADPGEDVTSRLIEDDSLGRRLTREEVVSILRNWTGGDLSSMSYCIGVLLKALADNPPLQERLRAGVGGAEFEAIVDEVLRRDSPFVSNRRVTTCPVTLGGVEVPEGNQIRLHWTAANRDPEAFEDPDGFDPEAHADKNLVWGAGPHYCPGKALSMVELEAFLTELLRAASVRNPDWEEAQPAAVREIHPVGGWSSLPVTLVRLDG, encoded by the coding sequence GTGAACGAACCCCAATCAGCAGCATCTTTGCCCGCCGCCGACCCCACCGCCACGCAGCCCGTCGCCTACGGTGACGGGCTCCACGCCCGCGGCTGCCCCGTCGTCCACGGCCCCGGCGGGGAGGTGATCGTCGTCGGCCACGAGGAGACCCGGCGCGTGGCGGAGGACGCGGAGACCTTCAGCTCGTCGGTGTCCCGCTTCCTGCAGATCCCCAACGGTCTGGACGGCGAAGAACACCGGCGATTCCGGGCCCTGTTGGACACCTACCTCGACGCGTCGGTGGTCCAGAACCTCTCCGGCGGCTTCCACGCCGTCGCCCGCGAGGTGGTGGCGGAGCACCTCACGGGCGAGACGGTGACCGTCGACGCCGTCGGCGACCTCGGCGACACCTTCGCCGTGCGCACCATGCTGGACTGGCTGGGGTGGGCGCCGGAGCTCGAGGACAGGTTGGTGGCGTGGGTCAAGGAGAACAACGTCGCCACCCGCTCCGGTGAGTTGGAGCGCACCGCCGCCGCGGCCGCGGAGTTTGACGCGATCATTGACGCGGCGGTGGGCCCCAAACTGGCCGACCCGGGCGAGGACGTCACCTCCCGTCTGATCGAGGATGACAGCTTGGGTCGCCGTCTCACCCGCGAGGAGGTCGTCTCCATTCTGCGGAACTGGACCGGCGGGGATTTGAGCTCGATGTCTTACTGCATCGGGGTGCTGCTGAAGGCGCTGGCGGACAATCCGCCGCTGCAGGAGCGGCTCCGCGCCGGCGTCGGCGGCGCGGAGTTCGAGGCCATCGTCGACGAGGTGCTGCGGCGGGATTCGCCGTTCGTCTCGAATCGACGGGTGACCACCTGCCCGGTCACGCTCGGCGGCGTGGAGGTCCCGGAGGGAAACCAGATCCGACTGCACTGGACCGCCGCGAACCGCGACCCGGAGGCGTTCGAGGATCCGGACGGATTCGACCCGGAGGCGCACGCGGACAAGAACCTCGTGTGGGGCGCCGGCCCGCATTATTGCCCGGGTAAGGCGCTGTCGATGGTGGAGCTGGAGGCCTTCCTCACCGAACTGCTACGGGCCGCGTCGGTGCGCAACCCGGACTGGGAAGAGGCGCAGCCCGCCGCGGTGCGTGAAATTCATCCGGTCGGCGGATGGAGCAGCCTGCCGGTCACTCTCGTCCGGCTCGACGGCTGA
- the phoU gene encoding phosphate signaling complex protein PhoU, with amino-acid sequence MRTAYREDLDDFAHDLIVMCDTVRAVMDKASDALLRGSLQSAEDALSHEDTLAEIRARSEERAVNLLALEHPTPSDLRQVISSIYIVNDFNRMGRLAMHIANTARKRHPETAIPEAVGAYFAELHRLVGEMSAKTRGVLVEPDTDVALDMAEDDDAVDELYHHLVALVSREDWEYSSKEAVDVAMLAREYERYADHCVAVASRIVYLITGMKPEEYLDETPAPELDTPQRFEELRRLYWTGA; translated from the coding sequence ATGCGTACCGCCTACCGTGAAGATCTCGACGACTTCGCGCATGACCTGATCGTCATGTGCGACACGGTGCGCGCCGTCATGGACAAGGCCTCTGATGCGCTGTTGCGCGGATCGCTGCAGAGCGCCGAAGACGCTTTGTCCCACGAAGACACGCTCGCGGAGATCCGCGCCCGCAGCGAGGAACGCGCGGTCAACCTGTTGGCCCTGGAACACCCGACGCCCAGCGACCTGCGTCAGGTCATCTCCTCGATTTACATCGTCAATGACTTCAACCGCATGGGCCGGTTGGCCATGCACATCGCCAACACCGCCCGGAAACGGCACCCGGAGACCGCGATCCCGGAGGCCGTCGGCGCCTACTTCGCCGAGCTGCACCGTCTGGTCGGCGAGATGTCCGCCAAGACCCGCGGCGTGCTGGTGGAGCCGGACACCGACGTCGCCCTCGACATGGCGGAGGACGACGACGCCGTCGACGAGCTCTACCACCATCTGGTGGCGCTGGTGTCCCGGGAGGACTGGGAATACTCGAGCAAGGAGGCGGTGGACGTCGCCATGCTCGCGCGCGAATACGAACGTTACGCCGACCACTGCGTGGCGGTGGCCTCCCGGATCGTCTACCTGATCACCGGCATGAAGCCGGAGGAGTACCTCGACGAGACCCCAGCCCCGGAGCTGGACACGCCGCAACGTTTCGAGGAACTGCGGCGGCTGTACTGGACCGGGGCTTAA
- the dusB gene encoding tRNA dihydrouridine synthase DusB, with amino-acid sequence MTLDSPVVLAPMAGVTNVAFRTLCREQELEKTGTVSGLYVCEMVTARALVERNDKTLHMTTFAADENPRSLQLYTVDPKYTYEAAKMIVDENLADHIDMNFGCPVPKVTRKGGGSALPYKRRLFGDIVAAAVKATEGTDIPVTVKFRVGIDDEHHTHLDSGRIAAAEGAAAVALHARTAAQRYSGEADWGEIARLVDHMSGSGVPVLGNGDIFAAADAEEMMARTGCDGVVVGRGCLGRPWLFAELSAQLRGEELPAQPTLGEVTRIIYRHAELLAQHDGEERAARDLRKHMGWYLRGFPVGGELRASLAKISSLTELREKLAPYADSTDLANDPEGARGRQGAPAKVALPDGWLDDPEDATVPEGAEIMHSGG; translated from the coding sequence ATGACCCTGGACTCCCCCGTCGTGCTCGCCCCCATGGCAGGCGTGACCAACGTGGCTTTCCGCACCCTGTGCCGCGAGCAGGAGCTGGAGAAGACCGGCACCGTCTCCGGGTTGTACGTCTGCGAGATGGTCACGGCGCGCGCGCTGGTGGAGCGCAACGACAAAACGCTGCACATGACGACCTTCGCCGCCGACGAGAACCCGCGGTCGCTGCAGCTGTACACGGTGGACCCGAAATACACCTACGAAGCGGCGAAGATGATCGTCGACGAGAACCTCGCCGACCACATCGACATGAACTTCGGTTGTCCCGTGCCCAAGGTCACCCGCAAGGGCGGCGGCTCCGCCCTGCCGTACAAGCGGCGCCTCTTCGGCGACATCGTCGCCGCCGCCGTCAAGGCCACCGAGGGCACCGACATTCCGGTGACCGTGAAGTTCCGGGTGGGCATCGACGACGAACATCACACCCACCTGGATTCCGGCCGCATCGCCGCGGCGGAAGGCGCCGCCGCCGTCGCGCTGCACGCACGCACCGCAGCGCAGCGCTACTCCGGGGAAGCCGACTGGGGCGAGATCGCCCGTCTGGTCGACCACATGTCCGGCAGCGGCGTGCCCGTCCTGGGCAACGGCGACATCTTCGCCGCCGCCGACGCAGAAGAGATGATGGCCCGGACCGGGTGCGACGGCGTGGTCGTCGGCCGCGGCTGCCTGGGCCGCCCGTGGCTGTTCGCGGAGCTTTCCGCCCAGCTGCGCGGCGAGGAGTTGCCCGCGCAGCCGACGCTCGGCGAGGTCACCCGCATCATCTACCGTCACGCGGAGCTGCTCGCCCAGCACGACGGAGAGGAGCGCGCCGCCCGCGACCTGCGCAAGCACATGGGCTGGTATCTCCGGGGCTTTCCCGTCGGCGGCGAGCTGCGCGCCTCCCTGGCGAAGATCAGCTCGTTGACGGAGCTGCGGGAGAAGCTCGCCCCCTACGCCGATTCCACTGACCTGGCCAATGATCCCGAGGGCGCCCGGGGCCGGCAGGGGGCGCCGGCGAAGGTCGCCCTCCCCGACGGCTGGCTCGACGATCCGGAGGACGCCACCGTGCCGGAGGGCGCGGAAATCATGCACTCCGGCGGCTAA